A stretch of Sinorhizobium meliloti DNA encodes these proteins:
- a CDS encoding NADP-dependent malic enzyme, whose protein sequence is MPGIDKTDRAMTSVTAQEALDFHSQGRPGKLEISPTKPMATQRDLSLAYSPGVAVPVKAIADDPATAYDYTARGNMVAVISNGTAILGLGNLGALASKPVMEGKAVLFKRFADVDSIDLEVDTENVDEFVNCVRFLGPSFGGINLEDIKAPDCFIIEQRLREVMDIPVFHDDQHGTAIIAAAGLVNALTLTGRDFKTAKLVCNGAGAAAIACIELIKAMGFNPENIILCDTKGVIYKGRTDGMNQWKSAHAVETDRRTLAEALDGADVFFGLSAKGALSADMVRSMGARPIIFAMANPDPEITPEEVALIRDDAIVATGRSDYPNQVNNVLGFPYIFRGALDVRASTINDAMKIAAAEALANLAKEDVPDDVAAAYQGNRPRFGPQYIIPVPFDPRLISAIPMAVAKAAMETGVARKPIEDLKAYGQQLSARRDPIASTLQRIVERVRRQPKRIVFAEGEEVQMMRSAIAYANQQLGTALLLGREEVMRETAEREGIDLDRAGIQIVNARLSKRVGAYTDFLYSRLQRKGYLFRDVQRLINTDRNHFAASMVALGDADGMVTGLTRNYSTALEDVRRCIDPKPGHRVIGVSIALCRGRTVLVADTAVHDMPTSEELADIAEEAAGLAKRLGYVPRVAMLAYSTFGHPSGERSERVREAVKILDRRRVDFEYDGEMAADVALNARVMEQYPFCRLSGTANVLVMPAFHSASISTKMLQELGGSTVIGPLLVGLDKSVQIASMSAKDSDLVNLAAIAAYNAGT, encoded by the coding sequence ATGCCGGGTATCGACAAGACCGACCGCGCAATGACCAGCGTCACGGCGCAGGAAGCGCTCGATTTTCATTCTCAAGGTCGCCCCGGAAAACTGGAAATCTCGCCGACCAAGCCGATGGCGACGCAGCGCGACCTTTCGCTCGCCTATTCGCCCGGCGTCGCCGTTCCGGTGAAGGCGATCGCCGACGATCCGGCAACGGCGTACGACTACACGGCGCGCGGCAACATGGTTGCGGTGATTTCCAACGGTACGGCAATCCTCGGCCTCGGCAATCTAGGCGCACTCGCCTCGAAGCCCGTCATGGAGGGCAAGGCCGTCCTCTTCAAGCGCTTCGCCGACGTCGATTCGATCGACCTCGAGGTGGATACCGAAAACGTCGACGAATTCGTCAACTGCGTCCGCTTTCTCGGCCCTTCCTTCGGCGGAATCAATCTCGAGGACATCAAGGCCCCGGACTGCTTCATCATCGAGCAGCGGCTGCGCGAAGTCATGGACATTCCCGTCTTCCATGACGACCAGCACGGCACCGCGATCATCGCCGCGGCAGGCCTCGTCAACGCGCTGACCCTGACCGGCCGCGACTTCAAGACGGCCAAGCTCGTCTGCAACGGCGCGGGCGCGGCGGCGATCGCCTGCATCGAGCTCATCAAGGCGATGGGCTTCAACCCGGAAAACATCATCCTCTGCGATACCAAGGGGGTCATCTACAAGGGCCGTACCGACGGCATGAACCAGTGGAAGTCGGCGCATGCGGTCGAGACCGACCGCAGGACGCTCGCCGAGGCTCTTGACGGCGCCGACGTGTTCTTCGGCCTTTCGGCCAAGGGCGCGCTTTCCGCGGACATGGTCCGCTCCATGGGCGCACGGCCGATCATCTTCGCCATGGCCAATCCCGATCCGGAAATCACGCCCGAAGAAGTGGCCCTGATCCGCGACGACGCGATCGTCGCGACCGGCCGCTCGGACTATCCGAACCAGGTCAACAACGTTCTCGGCTTTCCCTATATCTTCCGCGGCGCGCTCGACGTGCGCGCCTCGACCATCAACGACGCGATGAAGATCGCCGCGGCGGAAGCGCTCGCCAATCTCGCCAAGGAAGACGTTCCGGACGACGTCGCCGCTGCCTATCAGGGCAACCGGCCGCGCTTCGGGCCGCAATATATCATTCCCGTCCCCTTCGATCCGCGCCTCATCTCGGCGATCCCGATGGCCGTCGCAAAGGCAGCTATGGAGACCGGCGTCGCCCGCAAGCCGATCGAGGACCTCAAGGCCTATGGGCAGCAGCTTTCGGCGCGGCGCGACCCGATCGCCTCGACGCTGCAGCGCATCGTCGAGCGCGTTCGCCGCCAGCCGAAGCGGATCGTCTTCGCGGAAGGCGAGGAAGTGCAGATGATGCGCTCGGCGATCGCCTATGCCAACCAGCAGCTCGGCACGGCGCTCCTGCTCGGGCGCGAGGAAGTGATGCGCGAAACCGCCGAGCGCGAAGGCATCGACCTCGACCGCGCCGGCATCCAGATCGTCAATGCGCGCCTGTCGAAGCGCGTCGGCGCCTATACCGATTTCCTCTATTCGCGCCTGCAGCGAAAGGGCTATCTCTTCCGCGACGTTCAGCGTCTGATCAATACCGACCGCAACCATTTCGCCGCCTCGATGGTGGCGCTCGGCGATGCCGACGGCATGGTTACGGGCCTTACGCGCAACTATTCGACCGCGCTCGAAGACGTGCGCCGCTGCATCGATCCAAAGCCCGGCCACCGGGTGATCGGCGTGTCCATTGCGCTCTGCCGCGGCCGTACGGTGCTCGTCGCCGATACCGCTGTGCACGACATGCCGACCTCCGAGGAGCTGGCGGATATCGCCGAGGAAGCGGCCGGCCTCGCCAAGCGGCTGGGCTACGTGCCGCGGGTGGCGATGCTCGCCTATTCGACCTTCGGCCACCCTTCCGGCGAACGCTCGGAGCGGGTACGCGAGGCGGTAAAGATCCTCGACCGGCGCCGTGTGGATTTCGAGTATGACGGCGAAATGGCCGCCGACGTGGCACTCAATGCCCGGGTGATGGAGCAATATCCGTTCTGCAGGCTTTCCGGCACCGCGAACGTGCTCGTCATGCCCGCGTTCCACTCGGCCTCGATCTCGACGAAGATGCTCCAGGAACTGGGCGGCTCGACCGTGATCGGCCCGCTGCTGGTCGGTCTCGACAAGTCGGTCCAGATCGCCTCGATGTCGGCAAAGGACTCGGACCTCGTCAACCTGGCCGCTATCGCGGCCTATAACGCGGGGACGTGA
- a CDS encoding GNAT family N-acetyltransferase: protein MTIELLDSMGVVDTSNAYIRKAVAAPASDVLGRIANLETRLARSAAEIDAAQAVRYRVFVEEMKAQVAPEAGRRKRDIDSWDAICDHLLVLDTSIEGDAEEQIVGTYRLLRQDVAERTGGFYSASEFAIGELLSRHPGKRFMELGRSCVLPEYRTKRTVELLWQGNWAYALKHGIDAMFGCGSFPGVVPEEHALALSFLHHNVRVRDEWAVSARPELYRTMDLMPPEAINPKKALAALPPLIKGYMRLGAMVGDGAVVDQAFRTTDVLIVLPIGKISGRYLNYYGADAGRFSSPVS from the coding sequence ATGACGATCGAACTTCTGGATTCGATGGGCGTGGTTGACACCTCCAATGCTTACATCCGCAAGGCAGTTGCGGCTCCGGCGAGCGATGTTCTCGGACGGATCGCCAATCTCGAGACCCGCCTTGCCCGATCGGCAGCCGAAATCGATGCCGCGCAGGCGGTGCGCTACAGGGTGTTCGTCGAGGAGATGAAGGCGCAGGTGGCCCCCGAGGCCGGCCGACGCAAGCGCGACATCGACAGCTGGGATGCGATCTGCGACCACCTGCTGGTGCTCGATACCTCGATCGAGGGCGATGCGGAGGAGCAGATCGTCGGAACCTACCGCCTGCTGCGCCAGGACGTTGCCGAGCGGACCGGCGGCTTCTACTCGGCTTCGGAGTTTGCAATAGGCGAACTTCTCTCGCGTCATCCCGGCAAGCGCTTCATGGAACTCGGACGTTCCTGCGTGCTGCCGGAATATCGCACCAAGCGCACGGTGGAGCTGCTGTGGCAGGGCAATTGGGCCTATGCGCTGAAGCACGGGATCGATGCGATGTTCGGCTGCGGTTCGTTTCCGGGCGTGGTTCCCGAAGAGCACGCGCTCGCGCTCTCCTTCCTGCATCATAACGTCCGGGTCCGGGACGAGTGGGCGGTTTCCGCCCGGCCGGAGCTTTACCGGACGATGGACCTGATGCCTCCGGAGGCGATCAACCCGAAGAAGGCGCTCGCGGCGCTGCCGCCGCTGATCAAGGGCTATATGCGGCTCGGTGCAATGGTCGGCGACGGGGCTGTGGTCGATCAAGCGTTCCGCACCACCGACGTGCTGATCGTCCTGCCGATCGGCAAAATTTCCGGCCGTTATCTGAATTATTACGGCGCCGATGCGGGGCGCTTTTCCTCGCCGGTATCCTGA
- a CDS encoding ATP-binding protein translates to MSERMFRERMRAGAGTGSGAGRTASAAPAVNLGAAVIRQRRPLGDPSAGGARVAYALAGIVAAMLLLAVGAGAGLHLLPAIIAAGGLVGAFLLLSGRDEASGKRVAGAGETAQDPARHGIETAALLATIHDAMGDLAIVRDLDGKIMQANGAFHELCGCADARGLTCAELGLRFEPKTGPDRYFVHIYTPSGTRLYDWHDVLVRDPARGRPMRHSIARDVTEEMLAASQREEARRRAEEASRAKSRLLATVSHEIRTPLSGILGMSRLLAETRLSEEQKNYLAGMQQSGHTLVQLVEDLIDFSSLAVGRFQLRPSQEDLRQTVENVVEMLSPRAHEKNIEIGATVAIEVPERMLFDAARLRQVLFNVVGNAVKFTEKGGVFVSVDIENGSVRIRIDDSGPGMSADELARVFEEFEQAGDDAQRAKGTGLGLAISRRIMEAFGGSLTATSMSGKGSRFEIRFPMAGAGLSGVPVRRGILAGAQVLVMAPEGPSSAALAATIETLGGTCHRASTLAVAGRVVAGALGNRLPLTDVIVDHRHAAQFRELLALEPAIAGLRLRRTYLISPEERTSHPVSRLGGYEAWLIRPLRERSLVEVLLGRLRGMEKRDAINDNRPVLREEPTATVMTSDVRGILLAEDDPVNALVLRSLLSRAGRAVDHVGDFKALEAALRSAGSAPPPLIVTDLNMPGGDGLDVLRRLREAEAAGGRRRVPVLVLTADARGDLDERLRAAGADAVLAKPADPQRLLAEVTRLMDPVAK, encoded by the coding sequence ATGAGCGAGCGGATGTTTCGAGAGCGTATGAGGGCTGGCGCGGGCACGGGGTCGGGGGCCGGCAGGACCGCATCAGCGGCGCCCGCGGTGAACCTCGGTGCCGCCGTCATCCGGCAGCGCCGGCCGTTGGGCGATCCTTCGGCAGGGGGCGCGCGCGTCGCCTATGCTCTCGCCGGCATCGTTGCGGCAATGCTGCTCCTTGCCGTCGGTGCGGGCGCGGGTCTGCACCTGCTGCCGGCGATCATCGCGGCTGGGGGCCTGGTCGGCGCCTTCCTGCTATTGTCCGGCCGCGACGAGGCGTCGGGGAAGCGGGTTGCCGGCGCCGGCGAGACTGCGCAGGACCCCGCACGGCATGGCATTGAAACCGCGGCGCTCCTTGCGACGATCCATGACGCCATGGGCGATCTCGCCATCGTCCGCGACCTTGACGGCAAGATCATGCAGGCCAATGGCGCCTTCCATGAGCTTTGCGGATGCGCGGACGCGCGGGGGCTGACCTGCGCGGAGCTGGGATTGCGCTTCGAGCCGAAGACGGGCCCAGACCGCTACTTTGTCCATATCTATACGCCCTCGGGCACGCGGCTCTACGATTGGCACGACGTGCTTGTCCGCGACCCGGCGCGCGGCCGACCGATGCGCCACAGCATCGCTCGCGATGTTACGGAGGAAATGCTGGCGGCAAGCCAGAGGGAGGAGGCGCGGCGGCGCGCCGAGGAGGCGAGCCGGGCGAAGTCCCGTCTGCTCGCCACCGTCAGTCACGAAATCCGTACCCCGCTTTCCGGCATCCTCGGCATGAGCCGGCTCCTTGCCGAGACGCGGTTGTCGGAAGAGCAGAAGAACTATCTCGCCGGCATGCAGCAGTCCGGCCACACCCTGGTTCAATTGGTCGAGGATCTGATCGATTTTTCGTCGCTTGCCGTCGGACGGTTCCAGCTGCGCCCGTCGCAGGAGGATCTGCGCCAGACAGTCGAGAACGTGGTCGAGATGCTGTCGCCCCGCGCACACGAGAAGAACATCGAGATCGGTGCGACGGTCGCCATCGAGGTACCCGAGCGGATGCTTTTCGACGCGGCGCGCCTGCGCCAGGTGCTGTTCAACGTGGTCGGCAACGCGGTGAAATTCACGGAGAAGGGCGGCGTCTTCGTCTCCGTCGATATCGAGAACGGCTCCGTGCGCATCCGGATCGACGATAGCGGTCCCGGCATGTCCGCCGATGAGCTCGCGCGCGTTTTCGAAGAGTTCGAGCAGGCAGGCGACGACGCCCAGCGTGCCAAAGGCACCGGCCTCGGCCTCGCGATATCCCGGCGGATCATGGAGGCCTTCGGCGGCAGCCTGACCGCCACGAGCATGTCCGGCAAGGGAAGCCGGTTCGAGATCCGGTTCCCGATGGCTGGCGCCGGTCTCTCGGGCGTTCCCGTTCGGCGCGGCATTCTGGCGGGCGCACAGGTGCTTGTCATGGCGCCCGAGGGGCCCTCCTCGGCCGCGCTTGCCGCCACGATCGAGACGCTGGGCGGTACGTGCCATCGGGCTTCGACACTTGCCGTCGCGGGACGGGTCGTCGCCGGCGCGCTCGGCAATCGGCTGCCGCTGACGGATGTCATCGTCGATCACCGCCATGCGGCGCAGTTTCGCGAGCTTCTTGCTCTCGAGCCGGCGATCGCCGGCCTGCGTTTGCGCAGAACCTATCTCATCAGCCCCGAGGAGCGCACAAGCCATCCGGTGAGCCGGCTCGGCGGCTATGAGGCCTGGCTGATCCGCCCTCTTCGCGAGAGATCGCTGGTCGAGGTGCTGCTCGGGCGGCTCAGAGGAATGGAGAAACGCGACGCGATCAACGACAACAGACCGGTGCTGCGGGAAGAGCCGACAGCGACGGTGATGACGTCGGATGTTCGCGGCATCCTGCTTGCCGAGGACGACCCTGTGAATGCACTCGTCCTGCGGTCGCTTCTCAGCCGTGCCGGGCGTGCCGTCGATCATGTCGGTGACTTCAAGGCGCTCGAAGCCGCACTCCGCTCGGCCGGTTCCGCCCCGCCGCCGCTGATCGTCACCGACCTCAACATGCCGGGCGGCGATGGTCTCGACGTGCTCCGGCGTCTACGTGAAGCGGAGGCGGCCGGAGGCAGGCGGCGGGTGCCGGTGCTCGTCCTGACCGCGGATGCGCGCGGCGATCTCGATGAGCGCCTTCGAGCCGCGGGAGCGGACGCCGTGCTGGCGAAGCCCGCCGACCCGCAGCGGCTCCTTGCCGAAGTCACCCGCCTCATGGACCCCGTTGCAAAATAG
- the lspA gene encoding signal peptidase II yields the protein MRQEQTLFSRPLPIALFILIALAADQFIKYLVEAYLPFQQGVPVMPMLALYRTYNYGVAFSMLSGMEGWFIVGIRLAVVTFVLWLWRRTPKDRFFAHLGYAMIIAGALGNLVDRLLFGYVIDYILFYTATWSFAVFNLADSFITVGAGAIILDELLQAKKERSLKL from the coding sequence ATGAGGCAGGAGCAGACACTTTTCTCGCGGCCGCTCCCGATCGCGCTCTTCATTCTGATCGCGCTCGCCGCCGACCAGTTCATCAAATATCTGGTGGAGGCGTATCTGCCCTTCCAGCAGGGGGTGCCGGTCATGCCGATGCTCGCCCTCTACCGAACCTACAATTACGGCGTTGCCTTCTCGATGCTCTCGGGCATGGAGGGGTGGTTCATCGTCGGCATCCGGCTGGCGGTCGTCACCTTCGTGCTCTGGCTGTGGCGCCGCACGCCGAAGGACCGCTTCTTCGCCCATCTGGGCTATGCGATGATCATTGCCGGGGCGCTCGGCAATCTCGTCGACCGGCTGCTCTTCGGCTACGTCATCGACTATATCCTGTTCTACACGGCCACCTGGTCCTTTGCCGTCTTCAACCTGGCGGACAGTTTCATCACTGTCGGCGCCGGCGCGATCATTCTCGACGAACTGCTGCAGGCGAAAAAGGAGCGTTCGCTAAAACTTTAG
- a CDS encoding TrmH family RNA methyltransferase has protein sequence MINDRSDHGTGTARVGQVKEVTSLTNPIVKDIRALTQKKHRDETRSFMAEGLKLVIDALDLGWKIKTLVYAKAAKGKPQVEQVAAKTVARGGLVLEVNEKVISTITRRDNPQMVVGIFEQRYSPLRDIHPQEGETYVALDRVRDPGNLGTIIRTADAAGASGIILVGETTDPFSLETVRATMGSVFAIPIARANTEDFIRWQRAAGVQVVATHLAGSVDYRTIDYKSKPVVLLMGNEQAGLPVELAREAGALARIPQAGRADSLNLAIATGIMLFEARRHLLSLDGGR, from the coding sequence ATGATCAACGACAGAAGCGACCACGGCACGGGCACGGCACGCGTCGGGCAGGTGAAGGAGGTCACCAGCCTCACCAATCCGATCGTCAAGGATATCCGGGCGCTGACGCAGAAGAAGCATCGCGACGAGACGCGCTCCTTCATGGCCGAGGGGCTGAAGCTCGTCATCGACGCGCTCGATCTCGGCTGGAAGATCAAGACGCTCGTCTATGCCAAGGCGGCGAAGGGCAAGCCTCAGGTCGAGCAGGTGGCGGCGAAAACGGTCGCCAGAGGCGGGCTCGTCCTCGAAGTCAACGAGAAGGTGATCTCCACCATCACACGGCGCGACAATCCGCAGATGGTCGTCGGCATCTTCGAGCAGCGCTACTCTCCGCTCAGGGATATTCATCCGCAGGAGGGCGAGACCTATGTGGCGCTCGACCGCGTGCGCGACCCGGGCAATCTCGGCACCATCATCCGCACCGCCGACGCGGCCGGCGCTTCCGGGATCATCCTGGTCGGCGAAACCACCGATCCCTTTTCGCTCGAGACCGTGCGGGCAACCATGGGTTCCGTTTTCGCCATACCGATCGCGCGGGCGAATACGGAGGATTTCATCCGCTGGCAGAGAGCGGCCGGCGTTCAGGTGGTCGCGACCCACCTGGCGGGTTCTGTCGACTATCGCACGATCGACTACAAATCGAAGCCGGTCGTGCTTCTGATGGGCAATGAACAGGCGGGCCTGCCGGTGGAACTCGCGCGCGAGGCCGGCGCACTCGCCCGCATTCCGCAGGCGGGGCGTGCCGATTCGCTCAATCTCGCCATCGCGACCGGCATCATGCTGTTCGAGGCGCGGCGCCATCTCCTGTCTCTGGATGGCGGCCGATGA
- a CDS encoding class I SAM-dependent rRNA methyltransferase, producing the protein MKEKDRRSKNASVTAAKSRGAEARGGRHEQGLPPAKGAGPGTKTATKTGPKAAAGGPPPKAAPRKSERPSVQESAPTRRIEPRSGEKPAERVPLILETAATAGYHLVDSGDGEKLEQYGPYRIVRPEAQALWPKALPASIWERADAVFTGDTEEDGIGRWRFPGEVLGETWPMQLLDTDFLGRFTSFRHVGVFPEQLAHWSWMRDQVAAAGRPLKVLNLFGYTGVASLIAAKAGAEVTHVDASKKAIGWARENQVLARAEKLPIRWICDDAMKFIQREERRGSRYDIILTDPPKFGRGPNGEVWQLFDHLAAMLDICREILSPDARGLVLTAYSIRASFYSIHELMRETMRGRGGRVESGELIIREGGLDGTAPGRALSTSLFSRWVPK; encoded by the coding sequence GTGAAGGAAAAAGACCGGCGATCGAAGAACGCATCGGTGACGGCGGCTAAAAGCCGGGGCGCCGAGGCGCGCGGCGGCCGCCACGAGCAAGGGCTGCCGCCGGCAAAGGGCGCCGGACCCGGGACGAAGACCGCGACGAAGACCGGGCCCAAGGCAGCGGCAGGAGGGCCGCCGCCGAAAGCGGCGCCGCGGAAGAGCGAGCGTCCGTCCGTCCAGGAGAGTGCTCCGACGCGGCGCATCGAGCCGAGAAGCGGCGAGAAGCCGGCCGAGAGGGTGCCGTTGATCCTCGAGACCGCCGCTACTGCCGGCTATCACCTGGTCGACAGCGGTGATGGGGAGAAGCTCGAACAATACGGTCCCTATCGCATCGTTCGCCCCGAGGCCCAGGCGCTTTGGCCGAAGGCCCTGCCGGCATCGATATGGGAGCGGGCCGATGCCGTCTTTACCGGCGATACCGAAGAGGACGGCATAGGCCGTTGGCGTTTCCCGGGCGAGGTGCTCGGCGAGACCTGGCCGATGCAGCTCCTCGATACGGATTTCCTTGGCCGGTTCACCTCCTTCCGCCATGTCGGCGTCTTTCCCGAACAGCTCGCCCACTGGTCGTGGATGCGCGACCAGGTGGCCGCAGCCGGACGGCCTCTGAAGGTTCTCAATCTCTTCGGCTATACCGGCGTTGCGTCGCTGATCGCCGCCAAGGCGGGCGCCGAGGTCACCCATGTCGATGCCTCGAAAAAGGCGATCGGCTGGGCGCGCGAGAACCAGGTCCTGGCGCGCGCCGAGAAATTGCCGATCCGCTGGATCTGCGACGACGCCATGAAGTTCATCCAACGCGAGGAGCGGCGCGGCAGCCGTTACGACATCATCCTCACCGACCCGCCGAAGTTCGGCCGCGGTCCGAACGGCGAAGTATGGCAATTGTTCGATCACCTGGCAGCGATGCTGGACATCTGCCGCGAGATCCTGTCGCCGGACGCCCGGGGCCTCGTGCTCACCGCCTATTCGATCCGGGCGAGCTTCTATTCGATCCACGAGCTCATGCGCGAGACGATGCGCGGGCGCGGCGGCCGGGTGGAATCGGGCGAGCTCATCATCCGCGAGGGCGGCCTCGACGGCACTGCACCGGGCCGCGCACTCTCCACCTCCCTTTTCAGCCGCTGGGTACCGAAATGA
- a CDS encoding SRPBCC family protein, with amino-acid sequence MNMSGEERIAADRDAVWRGLNDADILKRCIPGCQSLELISPTELAAVVKIKIGPVSASFNGTVVLSNLNPPASYTISGEGKGGIAGFAKGGADVTLLDEGAETVLRYDVKAEIGGKLAQLGSRLVDSTARKLAQQFFADFNLAVSGEAEAAS; translated from the coding sequence ATGAATATGAGCGGAGAGGAACGTATCGCGGCTGACCGCGACGCGGTTTGGCGTGGCCTGAACGATGCGGACATTCTGAAGCGATGCATTCCCGGCTGCCAGTCTCTTGAATTGATATCGCCGACCGAGCTTGCGGCCGTGGTCAAGATCAAGATCGGCCCCGTTTCCGCATCCTTCAACGGCACGGTCGTTCTGTCGAACCTCAATCCCCCCGCGAGCTACACCATATCCGGCGAGGGCAAGGGAGGAATAGCAGGCTTTGCCAAGGGCGGCGCCGACGTCACGCTACTGGACGAGGGAGCGGAAACCGTGCTGCGCTACGACGTCAAGGCGGAGATCGGCGGCAAGCTTGCCCAGCTCGGCTCGCGCCTCGTCGATTCGACGGCGCGCAAGCTCGCCCAGCAATTCTTCGCGGATTTCAACCTGGCCGTCAGCGGCGAGGCCGAGGCGGCGAGCTGA
- a CDS encoding DUF1049 domain-containing protein — MLKKLINIVVFVPLGVLLIVLSVANRQTATLALNPFNPADSVLSISAPFFVFLFLAVIIGLVLGAAVTWFTQGKYRRRARNEANEALKWHREAEKQRGQAEKLATQASLPAPQG, encoded by the coding sequence ATGCTCAAGAAACTCATCAATATCGTCGTCTTCGTGCCGCTCGGAGTCCTGCTGATCGTCCTGAGCGTAGCCAACCGGCAGACGGCAACCCTTGCGTTGAACCCGTTCAATCCCGCCGACAGTGTGCTTTCGATCTCGGCTCCGTTTTTCGTATTTCTCTTTCTCGCCGTCATTATCGGTCTCGTGCTCGGCGCCGCCGTGACCTGGTTCACCCAGGGGAAATATCGGCGTCGGGCGCGCAACGAGGCCAACGAGGCGCTGAAATGGCATCGCGAGGCAGAAAAGCAACGCGGCCAGGCGGAGAAACTGGCGACGCAAGCGAGCCTGCCTGCGCCGCAAGGCTGA
- a CDS encoding integration host factor subunit beta, with protein sequence MIKSELVQIVAARNPHLYHRDVENIVNAVLDEITDALAAGNRVELRGFGAFSVKNRPSRSGRNPRTGDSVFVEEKWVPFFKTGKELRERLNPGMNDNNNGEDD encoded by the coding sequence GTGATCAAGTCAGAGCTGGTGCAGATTGTGGCGGCGCGCAATCCGCATCTCTATCACCGCGATGTCGAGAATATCGTCAATGCGGTACTCGATGAGATCACGGACGCGCTTGCTGCCGGAAATCGGGTGGAGCTGCGCGGTTTCGGCGCATTCTCGGTCAAGAACCGGCCATCACGGTCAGGCCGCAACCCACGCACCGGCGATTCCGTCTTCGTCGAAGAAAAGTGGGTGCCCTTCTTCAAGACCGGCAAGGAACTGCGTGAGCGGCTCAATCCGGGCATGAACGACAACAATAACGGCGAAGACGACTGA